Proteins encoded in a region of the Epinephelus lanceolatus isolate andai-2023 chromosome 20, ASM4190304v1, whole genome shotgun sequence genome:
- the LOC144458933 gene encoding uncharacterized protein LOC144458933 isoform X1: MRFSSTTFGGECYPRIPCASSAKPSQNQLSPYDSFKARWRRKAVKRGVITDLKNPKTGSGTDGGESTWKYFQEMHEVLGGRPSIDPPLVVASFTAEGDPTAILEEIVGGPSTATTTAADGLSTSDAGPPTTTSASPPTPSPKKKKKKNNPVVDFLKNESEREQKRNKESEAKTERFLCLFEKMVDKM, encoded by the exons ATGAGATTTTCCAGCACCACATTTGGCGGTGAGTGCTATCCCAGAATCCCTTGCGCATCATCGGCCAAGCCCAGCCAAAATCAGCTGAGTCCGTACGATTCATTCAAAGCAAGATGGCGGCGGAAAGCGGTAAAAAGAGGAGTTATAACT gatcTGAAGAATCCCAAAACTGGGTCGGGTACAGACGGAGGAGAGTCCACCTGGAAGTATTTCCAGGAAATGCATGAGGTTCTGGGTGGGAGGCCGTCAATCGACCCTCCTCTGGTGGTGGCGTCCTTCACTGCAGAAGGGGACCCTACAGCTATATTAGAG GAGATTGTTGGTGGTCCCTCCACCGCAACAACTACCGCTGCTGATGGTCTGTCCACCTCTGATGCTGGTCCCCCAACCACTACCTCCGCCAGTCCCCCAACCCCTTcgccaaagaaaaagaaaaagaaaaacaatcctGTAGTAGATTTTTTAAAGAATGAGAGTGAGAGGGAGCAGAAGCGCAACAAGGAGAGCGAGGCGAAGACTGAGcgcttcctctgcctctttgaAAAGATGGTCgacaaaatgtaa
- the LOC144458933 gene encoding uncharacterized protein LOC144458933 isoform X2, translating into MDTKPATVLKWPQFGVLLFSEMNGLFMKTGFLNASLRVLKMFTIGDTKDLKNPKTGSGTDGGESTWKYFQEMHEVLGGRPSIDPPLVVASFTAEGDPTAILEEIVGGPSTATTTAADGLSTSDAGPPTTTSASPPTPSPKKKKKKNNPVVDFLKNESEREQKRNKESEAKTERFLCLFEKMVDKM; encoded by the exons ATGGACACTAAACCAGCCACTGTGTTGAAATGGCCACAGTTCGGTGTGTTGCTTTTCTCCGAGATGAACGGGCTGTTTATGAAGACAGGATTCTTAAACGCTAGCTTACGTGTTTTAAAGATGTTTACCATCGGAGACACAAAG gatcTGAAGAATCCCAAAACTGGGTCGGGTACAGACGGAGGAGAGTCCACCTGGAAGTATTTCCAGGAAATGCATGAGGTTCTGGGTGGGAGGCCGTCAATCGACCCTCCTCTGGTGGTGGCGTCCTTCACTGCAGAAGGGGACCCTACAGCTATATTAGAG GAGATTGTTGGTGGTCCCTCCACCGCAACAACTACCGCTGCTGATGGTCTGTCCACCTCTGATGCTGGTCCCCCAACCACTACCTCCGCCAGTCCCCCAACCCCTTcgccaaagaaaaagaaaaagaaaaacaatcctGTAGTAGATTTTTTAAAGAATGAGAGTGAGAGGGAGCAGAAGCGCAACAAGGAGAGCGAGGCGAAGACTGAGcgcttcctctgcctctttgaAAAGATGGTCgacaaaatgtaa